A single genomic interval of Betaproteobacteria bacterium harbors:
- a CDS encoding DUF1778 domain-containing protein: MPTATKSAQLQIRVSPAEKAAIERAARRAGLDMSAYVLARVLPPLRSRFAEMTEACREPATERFALAELSGWIGELSGAELREGVASPPAPGMTPYLANYVAAMVEYACARRNVSPPPWTRAIAPLTEPVFGSTLMSLRLHLLTHSPPPFRRRNIFIDSTVGARV; the protein is encoded by the coding sequence ATGCCCACCGCCACCAAGTCCGCCCAGCTCCAGATTCGCGTATCGCCGGCCGAGAAGGCCGCGATCGAGCGCGCCGCTCGGCGCGCCGGGCTCGACATGTCCGCCTACGTTCTGGCGCGGGTGCTGCCGCCCCTCCGGAGCCGGTTTGCGGAGATGACCGAAGCCTGCCGTGAGCCGGCGACTGAACGCTTCGCCCTCGCCGAGTTGAGCGGCTGGATCGGGGAACTCAGCGGCGCGGAGCTGCGCGAGGGGGTGGCATCGCCGCCAGCGCCAGGGATGACGCCTTACCTCGCCAACTATGTCGCCGCGATGGTCGAGTATGCATGCGCTCGACGCAACGTTTCGCCGCCGCCTTGGACACGGGCGATCGCGCCGCTCACCGAGCCCGTTTTCGGCTCGACGCTCATGAGCCTCCGGTTGCATCTCCTGACCCACTCGCCGCCGCCGTTCCGCAGGCGGAATATCTTCATCGACT